Proteins from one Halovivax limisalsi genomic window:
- a CDS encoding potassium channel family protein, with translation MYLIIVGAGNIGSNLIESAVQDGNDVAVIEQDEQRANDAGAEYDCLVLHADATNLETLQDAGIDRADAVISTTDVDATNIMVMLLAQEHDVPNLVSVVHDPENLPVFEKIGVTLIENPQRLIADYLYHAVRYPTVSEFIELDDSTELVELTVTNDAPMSGVRLNTALESGALPEGCLVVALQRNGNLRAPRGETTIHAGDEVTIFTDDATLSDAVSAFTGT, from the coding sequence ATGTATCTGATAATCGTCGGCGCAGGAAACATCGGATCGAATCTTATCGAGAGTGCCGTCCAAGACGGAAACGATGTTGCGGTCATAGAACAGGACGAACAGCGGGCGAACGATGCCGGTGCGGAATACGATTGCCTCGTCTTGCACGCTGATGCGACGAATCTCGAAACGCTCCAAGACGCGGGGATCGACCGCGCTGATGCCGTCATATCCACGACCGACGTGGATGCGACCAATATCATGGTGATGTTGCTCGCACAGGAGCACGACGTCCCGAATCTCGTCAGCGTCGTTCACGACCCGGAGAACCTCCCCGTCTTCGAAAAGATCGGCGTGACATTGATCGAGAACCCGCAGCGACTGATCGCCGACTATCTCTACCATGCCGTCCGGTACCCAACAGTTAGCGAATTCATCGAACTCGACGATTCGACCGAGTTGGTAGAATTGACCGTCACGAACGATGCACCCATGAGCGGCGTACGACTCAATACGGCGCTGGAGTCCGGTGCGCTTCCGGAGGGTTGTCTGGTTGTCGCCCTCCAGCGAAACGGCAATCTTCGGGCCCCGAGAGGGGAGACGACCATCCACGCCGGTGACGAGGTGACGATTTTCACGGACGACGCGACGCTTTCGGATGCTGTTTCAGCGTTTACTGGTACATAG
- a CDS encoding zinc ribbon domain-containing protein, translating to MSSDGSVPDCLPADLVKQLRALAVPELRAAREYIDERIEQRRTPIREQILSGAVGDVVGIEDHGAYALVRMRDPTQDGLDGDPQLVSLYHVTREKRPGGKESLHWAFLGDIQSAAIRKCKHCNGYVDENAESCPHCRRETSEPDRQEGSDA from the coding sequence ATGAGTTCAGATGGGTCGGTACCAGACTGCCTTCCAGCAGATCTGGTGAAGCAACTACGCGCGCTCGCCGTTCCGGAGCTTCGAGCGGCCCGCGAATACATCGACGAGCGAATCGAGCAACGTCGCACCCCGATACGAGAGCAGATTCTCTCGGGCGCTGTCGGCGATGTCGTTGGAATCGAGGACCACGGGGCATACGCTCTGGTGCGAATGCGGGATCCGACCCAGGACGGACTCGACGGCGATCCGCAGCTGGTCTCCCTTTATCACGTAACACGGGAGAAGCGACCAGGTGGCAAGGAGAGTCTCCACTGGGCGTTTCTAGGTGACATTCAGAGCGCGGCGATACGGAAATGTAAACACTGCAACGGCTACGTGGACGAAAACGCGGAGTCGTGCCCACACTGTCGCAGAGAAACGTCCGAACCGGATCGGCAGGAGGGTTCCGATGCCTGA
- a CDS encoding 2Fe-2S iron-sulfur cluster-binding protein: MTDYTVEFVGTGETITCSDKETILSRCLEAGIAQEYSCRVGMCLACTAEIVEGEVTQPAARGFTADEAENYALTCMARPQSDLKLDRGKYPPSIEGDAAKGAGEAFADD, encoded by the coding sequence ATGACCGACTACACCGTCGAGTTCGTGGGGACGGGCGAGACGATCACCTGCTCGGACAAAGAGACCATCCTAAGTCGGTGTCTCGAGGCGGGGATCGCCCAGGAGTACTCCTGTCGGGTCGGGATGTGTCTGGCCTGTACGGCCGAGATCGTCGAGGGCGAGGTCACCCAGCCCGCGGCGCGCGGCTTTACGGCGGACGAAGCCGAAAACTACGCGCTCACCTGTATGGCTCGCCCGCAATCGGACCTGAAACTAGACCGCGGGAAGTACCCGCCGAGTATCGAAGGCGATGCGGCGAAGGGAGCCGGCGAGGCGTTCGCCGACGACTGA
- a CDS encoding Lrp/AsnC family transcriptional regulator, whose product MGERIDETDEQILYHLSQEARHTSAPDIAEKVDVSAPTVRNRIRRLEEEGIIIGYPAHINYERADGLLTNMFMCSTAATDRQELAQRALEIPGVINVREIMSGKGNLRIKAVGTDTDDLTRIAQDITALGIEIDNEDLIHREYFRPYAQFGPRDQEPISPVTGVAGLAGDADVIEVIVKGGAPIVGTTLKEANEADLIPSDVLVVRIDRNDQAITPTGETAIEQGDFVTIHSRSGITEETLEAFTEGQR is encoded by the coding sequence ATGGGGGAACGTATCGATGAGACCGACGAGCAGATATTGTACCATCTCTCACAGGAGGCGCGACACACGTCTGCTCCGGATATCGCCGAGAAAGTAGACGTTTCAGCTCCTACCGTTCGAAATCGGATTCGTCGACTCGAAGAGGAGGGCATCATCATCGGGTACCCGGCCCACATTAATTACGAACGTGCCGACGGATTGTTGACTAACATGTTTATGTGTAGCACGGCTGCCACCGATAGGCAGGAACTCGCCCAGCGTGCGCTTGAAATTCCGGGAGTCATCAACGTGAGGGAGATCATGTCCGGGAAAGGAAACCTTCGGATTAAGGCAGTAGGCACTGATACGGACGATCTCACTCGGATTGCGCAGGACATTACGGCTCTTGGGATCGAAATTGATAACGAGGACCTCATACACCGGGAGTATTTCCGGCCCTACGCCCAGTTCGGCCCCAGAGACCAGGAACCGATCTCACCAGTAACCGGCGTCGCCGGGCTCGCCGGTGATGCGGATGTTATCGAGGTTATCGTCAAAGGTGGCGCTCCAATCGTCGGGACGACATTGAAGGAAGCTAACGAAGCGGATTTAATCCCGTCAGACGTGCTCGTGGTGCGAATAGACCGAAATGACCAGGCGATCACACCAACTGGGGAGACGGCAATCGAGCAGGGCGACTTTGTTACTATCCATTCGCGGTCCGGGATAACTGAAGAGACGTTAGAAGCATTTACTGAAGGACAAAGATGA
- a CDS encoding MFS transporter, giving the protein MGNSSGDEPIGLPWRSRPFVTVLAATVVVPLGVPLLSPTLPLLRDTFAVSDVRAGYLLSAYFLPGIVLSPLIGRMLDRWGRRPVLLASLFAFGFVGVAMPFLGDFTAILVARVGQGVAAAGIFITTVTIIADSFAGTQRNAVFGFNVAILSIGRTLYPLVGGSLALFGWRVPFACYLLAVGAGLFVANVFEESALVTDPTERATIRRAIAELTVGRTIQLYGATVLAETIVFGSIMTTVPFLLAAEFDATTATIGAIVAIATLASALVAAENGRFVRHASNRALVSAGFCCFGVSLIGVGFTSSVPFVGAFALAFGGGIGLILPSVDASISRAVSPACNASALSLRNSATGLGRAAGPLSFTLVATHTGYRPLLAGVGMLSLAIGLGALLIRRSRAAPRPNPDRGA; this is encoded by the coding sequence ATGGGGAATTCCAGCGGCGACGAACCGATCGGTTTGCCGTGGCGCTCGCGGCCGTTCGTGACCGTGCTCGCCGCCACAGTCGTGGTGCCGCTTGGAGTCCCCCTCCTGAGTCCGACGCTGCCACTACTTCGGGACACGTTCGCGGTGTCGGACGTGCGCGCGGGATACCTCCTCAGCGCGTACTTCCTCCCCGGAATCGTCCTCTCGCCGCTCATCGGCCGAATGCTGGATCGGTGGGGCCGGCGGCCCGTTCTGCTGGCGAGTCTCTTCGCGTTCGGGTTCGTCGGCGTCGCGATGCCGTTTCTCGGCGACTTCACCGCGATCCTCGTCGCCCGTGTCGGACAGGGCGTCGCCGCCGCGGGGATCTTCATCACGACGGTGACGATCATCGCGGATTCGTTCGCGGGCACGCAGCGAAACGCCGTCTTCGGGTTCAACGTGGCGATCCTCTCGATCGGCCGGACGCTCTACCCGCTGGTTGGCGGCTCGCTCGCCCTGTTTGGATGGCGGGTGCCGTTCGCCTGCTACCTGTTGGCCGTCGGCGCCGGACTCTTCGTCGCGAACGTCTTCGAGGAGTCGGCGCTCGTCACCGATCCCACCGAGCGCGCGACGATTCGACGGGCGATCGCCGAACTCACCGTCGGTCGGACGATCCAGCTCTACGGGGCGACGGTGCTCGCGGAGACGATCGTCTTCGGGTCGATCATGACGACGGTCCCCTTCCTCCTCGCGGCGGAATTCGACGCGACTACCGCCACGATCGGTGCCATCGTCGCGATCGCGACGCTCGCCTCGGCGCTCGTCGCAGCGGAGAACGGGCGCTTCGTTCGGCATGCGTCGAATCGCGCGCTGGTCTCGGCCGGCTTTTGCTGCTTCGGCGTGAGCCTCATCGGCGTCGGATTTACGTCCTCGGTACCGTTCGTGGGCGCGTTCGCACTCGCCTTCGGCGGCGGAATCGGCCTGATACTACCGTCCGTGGACGCCTCGATCAGTCGGGCCGTCTCGCCGGCCTGTAACGCCAGCGCACTCAGTTTACGAAACAGCGCGACCGGACTGGGACGCGCGGCGGGGCCGCTCTCGTTCACCCTCGTCGCGACCCACACCGGTTACCGACCACTCCTCGCCGGAGTGGGGATGCTGTCGCTTGCGATCGGACTCGGTGCCCTCCTGATTCGGCGCTCTCGTGCTGCTCCTCGCCCGAACCCTGATCGCGGTGCGTGA
- a CDS encoding HalOD1 output domain-containing protein, which yields MTVAIVRAVASEKEVDPVDLSPPLDTVIDADALNDLFKAPKKSAGRVCFEYSGCRIQVLADGTVEVEPAEAAADFSR from the coding sequence ATGACCGTAGCGATCGTCCGGGCTGTCGCCAGCGAGAAAGAGGTCGATCCGGTCGACCTCTCCCCGCCCCTCGATACCGTGATCGATGCCGATGCCTTGAACGACCTCTTCAAGGCGCCGAAGAAATCGGCCGGGCGAGTTTGCTTCGAGTACAGCGGGTGTCGGATACAGGTACTTGCGGATGGGACGGTTGAGGTCGAACCGGCCGAGGCGGCTGCGGATTTTTCCCGTTGA
- a CDS encoding universal stress protein, translating into MPDTIFIRPLDPLANVADAERTCETLDQYPDSDVEQITVVFVIEQLEGFIDPASPEALNQGAEEVFSYVKDYFSNGPDINRALRAGTDTVEEIVAAADERDASAITFSPRPKTRFQQILTENSSYRLLSERHQPVVIFSKRQMEEK; encoded by the coding sequence ATGCCTGATACAATTTTCATCCGTCCCCTCGACCCACTAGCGAACGTCGCCGACGCGGAACGAACGTGCGAGACCCTCGACCAATATCCCGATTCTGACGTCGAACAAATTACAGTCGTCTTCGTTATCGAGCAATTGGAAGGATTCATCGACCCGGCCTCGCCTGAGGCCTTGAATCAGGGGGCAGAGGAAGTATTCTCGTACGTCAAAGACTACTTCTCGAACGGGCCTGATATCAACCGGGCACTACGGGCTGGCACGGACACAGTTGAGGAGATTGTTGCGGCTGCTGACGAACGCGACGCATCGGCAATTACCTTTTCACCCCGCCCGAAAACGCGGTTTCAGCAGATACTCACGGAGAACTCATCGTACCGGTTGCTATCCGAGCGTCATCAGCCAGTCGTGATCTTTTCAAAAAGACAAATGGAGGAAAAGTAG
- a CDS encoding TrkH family potassium uptake protein — protein MRLQSRVIGRDIGRILQVISLMSAVSIPVAIVNYEFFAVPAFAVTAILIAGIGITMVRRYSGKGGAGKAEAMLTAAIAWFMVGVLGGLPFLLIAWTISLDPLPAWATTPPMDGTTVIFLNPLDAFFESMSGFTGTGLTVAAVEEELPRSLHWWRSFTEWIGGVGVIVLTVAILARPGSGSLTLFESEARSEKIHPSVVNTVTEIWKIYLGLTLASITLFLAVGMPLWGAINHGMTGIATGGFSVHADSIGYYDSPLIEYAVVPVMVAGSIAFPIHYLIIKGEIQNFYRDIQTRWVFLWFGIGSLLLTVILALNDQYETFEETFRIALFQFVSATSNTGFGTAAIGGGTERVWTAGATLLTCLGMLTGAAAGSTVSGLKLIRVITLVKGTAWQIGNVLQPTAAVRRLQIGQRNLSENQAQREYTEATVVFILWIAGLAIGVAVLLRTLSSAYPLEYVIFDVMSAQSNVGLSAGITGPDLPDTGKAVLILNMWIGRLEIIPIAVLVGAVLQRLDLYN, from the coding sequence ATGAGGCTTCAGTCCCGTGTCATCGGCCGAGACATCGGTCGAATTCTACAGGTAATTTCTCTGATGAGCGCCGTATCGATACCAGTCGCCATCGTCAACTACGAGTTCTTCGCAGTTCCCGCATTCGCCGTCACGGCAATCCTAATTGCCGGTATCGGCATTACGATGGTGCGACGATACAGTGGCAAAGGCGGAGCTGGCAAGGCCGAAGCGATGCTAACGGCTGCTATCGCGTGGTTTATGGTTGGAGTTCTCGGTGGGCTCCCGTTCCTCCTCATCGCGTGGACGATCTCGCTCGATCCGCTCCCCGCGTGGGCAACCACGCCGCCGATGGATGGCACGACGGTGATTTTCCTCAACCCGCTGGACGCATTCTTCGAGAGTATGAGCGGGTTCACCGGGACGGGGTTGACGGTGGCCGCCGTCGAAGAGGAACTCCCTCGATCGCTGCACTGGTGGCGGTCGTTCACGGAGTGGATCGGCGGCGTCGGTGTGATCGTTCTTACCGTCGCGATCCTCGCCCGTCCGGGGAGCGGCTCGCTCACACTGTTTGAGAGCGAAGCGCGATCCGAGAAGATCCATCCGAGCGTCGTCAACACTGTCACGGAGATCTGGAAGATCTATCTCGGACTGACGCTCGCTTCGATTACACTATTTCTTGCAGTCGGGATGCCACTCTGGGGCGCAATCAACCACGGAATGACGGGAATCGCGACCGGCGGATTCTCCGTGCACGCAGATTCGATTGGCTACTACGACAGCCCGCTAATCGAGTACGCGGTCGTCCCGGTGATGGTCGCTGGAAGTATCGCGTTCCCGATCCACTATCTCATCATCAAGGGCGAAATCCAGAACTTTTACCGGGACATTCAGACTCGATGGGTGTTCCTCTGGTTCGGAATCGGTTCGCTCCTGTTAACCGTGATCCTCGCGCTCAACGACCAATATGAGACGTTCGAAGAAACGTTTCGTATCGCCCTTTTTCAGTTCGTCTCCGCGACGTCGAACACCGGCTTCGGCACGGCCGCGATCGGTGGCGGGACAGAACGAGTCTGGACTGCCGGAGCGACCTTACTGACGTGTCTCGGCATGCTCACCGGCGCAGCGGCTGGTTCAACGGTGAGCGGGTTGAAACTCATCCGCGTGATCACGCTCGTTAAAGGAACGGCGTGGCAAATCGGAAATGTCCTCCAGCCAACCGCTGCTGTTCGACGGCTTCAGATCGGTCAACGAAATCTCAGCGAAAACCAGGCCCAGCGGGAATATACGGAAGCAACCGTCGTGTTCATCCTCTGGATCGCCGGTCTCGCTATTGGCGTAGCGGTGCTTTTGCGGACGCTGTCATCAGCATATCCCCTGGAGTACGTGATCTTCGACGTGATGAGCGCCCAGAGTAATGTTGGACTCAGTGCAGGGATCACCGGGCCTGATCTCCCCGATACCGGAAAGGCCGTTTTGATCTTGAACATGTGGATCGGTCGGTTAGAAATCATACCAATTGCGGTGCTAGTGGGCGCAGTTCTCCAGCGACTGGATTTGTACAACTAA
- a CDS encoding universal stress protein — protein sequence MGLLASVLVPVANETDARKTATSLEPYDPAQVTVLHVVEKGGGAPDKTPVAQSEEIAEEPYAAFREVFPDADLLTAYARDVVGAIFEVANDIDASAITYRSRGGNRLMQFLTGDLSLKLVTEADRPVIALPRSDTNA from the coding sequence ATCGGACTTCTCGCCAGCGTTCTCGTTCCAGTTGCAAACGAGACTGACGCCAGAAAGACCGCAACGTCGTTAGAACCGTACGATCCCGCTCAGGTTACGGTGCTCCACGTCGTCGAAAAGGGTGGCGGTGCGCCGGATAAGACTCCTGTCGCCCAATCGGAGGAAATCGCGGAGGAGCCGTACGCCGCCTTCCGCGAAGTGTTTCCGGATGCTGACTTGCTCACCGCATACGCTCGGGATGTGGTCGGGGCGATATTCGAGGTTGCTAATGATATCGACGCGAGTGCGATCACGTATCGTTCTCGTGGCGGAAACCGTCTCATGCAATTTTTGACGGGCGATCTATCGCTCAAACTCGTTACCGAGGCAGACCGGCCGGTCATCGCATTACCACGTTCGGATACGAACGCTTGA
- the ftsZ gene encoding cell division protein FtsZ, whose product MDSIVEDAIDEAEDGGADPAQGGPGAPETGSEPNPSGTMTDEELKDVLQDLQTDITVVGCGGAGGNTVNRMNEEGIHGAKLVAANTDVQHLVEIDADTKILMGEQKTGGRGAGSLPQVGEEAALESQEDIYEAIEGSDMVFVTAGLGGGTGTGSAPVVAKAARESGALTISIVTTPFTAEGEVRRTNAEAGLERLRDVSDTVIVVPNDRLLDSVGKLPVRQAFKVSDEVLMRSVKGITELITKPGLVNLDFADVRTVMEKGGVAMIGLGESDSEAKAEDSVKTALRSPLLDVDISGASSALVNVTGGNDMSIEEAEGVVEEIYDRIDPDARIIWGTSIDETLEGSMRTMIVVTGVQSPQIYGRPDGETVQPEGVGQAGAGGQPGAGGQAGAGPTGHQQAGGDPVGGQGDASPEDDDDIDFVG is encoded by the coding sequence ATGGACTCCATTGTCGAGGACGCGATCGACGAGGCCGAGGACGGGGGCGCCGACCCCGCCCAGGGGGGCCCCGGAGCGCCCGAGACCGGTTCGGAACCGAACCCGTCGGGGACGATGACCGACGAGGAACTGAAAGACGTTCTCCAGGACCTCCAGACGGACATCACGGTGGTCGGCTGCGGCGGCGCCGGCGGCAACACCGTCAACCGCATGAACGAGGAGGGGATCCACGGCGCGAAGCTGGTCGCCGCGAACACGGACGTCCAGCACCTCGTGGAGATCGACGCCGACACGAAGATCCTGATGGGCGAGCAAAAGACCGGCGGCCGCGGCGCCGGGTCGCTCCCGCAGGTCGGCGAGGAGGCCGCTCTCGAGAGTCAGGAGGACATCTACGAGGCCATCGAGGGTTCGGACATGGTCTTCGTCACCGCCGGGCTCGGCGGCGGCACCGGCACCGGCTCGGCCCCCGTCGTCGCCAAGGCCGCTCGCGAGTCGGGGGCGCTGACCATCTCCATCGTCACGACGCCGTTCACTGCCGAGGGCGAGGTCCGTCGCACGAACGCCGAGGCCGGCCTCGAACGCCTCCGCGACGTCTCCGACACCGTCATCGTCGTCCCCAACGATCGCCTCCTCGACTCCGTCGGCAAGCTCCCCGTCCGTCAAGCGTTCAAGGTGAGCGACGAGGTCCTGATGCGCTCGGTCAAGGGCATCACGGAACTGATCACGAAACCCGGCCTCGTCAACCTGGACTTCGCCGACGTCCGCACCGTCATGGAGAAAGGCGGCGTCGCGATGATCGGCCTCGGCGAGTCCGACTCCGAAGCGAAGGCCGAGGATTCGGTCAAGACCGCTCTCCGATCGCCGCTGCTGGACGTCGACATCTCCGGGGCGAGCTCCGCGCTGGTCAACGTCACCGGCGGCAACGACATGTCCATCGAGGAGGCCGAGGGCGTCGTCGAGGAGATCTACGACCGGATCGACCCCGACGCGCGCATCATCTGGGGCACCTCGATCGACGAGACCCTCGAGGGCAGCATGCGCACCATGATCGTCGTCACGGGCGTCCAGTCGCCCCAGATCTACGGCCGACCGGACGGCGAGACCGTCCAGCCCGAGGGCGTGGGCCAGGCGGGCGCAGGCGGTCAGCCGGGTGCGGGCGGACAGGCGGGCGCCGGCCCGACTGGCCACCAGCAGGCCGGCGGCGACCCCGTCGGCGGTCAGGGCGACGCCTCCCCCGAGGATGACGACGACATCGACTTCGTCGGTTGA
- a CDS encoding Lrp/AsnC family transcriptional regulator: MELDPTDRTILYLLQGEKGTSLTHDDIADRIDVSSSTVSNRIQQLKETDVLLGYRAKIDYENAGIPHRILFVCTAPISDRKHISEAAMDITHVVNVRELLTGTQNIHIEVVGTDAEDIETTTQELDELGLVIEHSEILRRELHQPFDDFGKDLADESS; encoded by the coding sequence ATGGAACTCGACCCCACCGACCGGACGATCCTGTATCTCCTACAGGGCGAGAAGGGAACGAGCCTCACGCACGACGATATCGCCGACCGGATCGACGTCTCGTCCAGTACCGTAAGCAACCGCATTCAGCAACTCAAAGAAACCGACGTCCTGCTCGGATACAGGGCAAAAATCGACTACGAGAACGCAGGGATTCCCCACCGCATTCTGTTCGTCTGTACGGCACCGATCAGCGACCGCAAACACATCAGCGAGGCTGCGATGGATATTACGCACGTCGTAAATGTACGCGAGTTGTTGACTGGAACGCAAAATATCCACATCGAGGTCGTCGGGACCGACGCGGAGGATATCGAAACGACCACGCAGGAGTTAGACGAACTCGGACTCGTAATCGAACATTCCGAGATACTTCGCCGGGAGTTGCACCAGCCATTTGATGATTTCGGAAAAGATTTGGCGGATGAATCATCTTGA
- a CDS encoding geranylgeranyl reductase family protein, giving the protein MSTQEQAGSAATADRDRRTWDVVVVGAGTAGCYAAATIAEAGYDVVVLERKSASEAGHIACGDALKGADAFPEVISKSQLEPAFTNTGVDHGRFEIPQEDTVLEIPVPGELAVVDRWEYGRRVIEGAGDAGATFHYDTVVKDVRQADDGTVTGVDAVRQGDPRTYEAEIVVDGAGALSILQDKADLAGSTFDTNVTYSQFCSAYREIVHVDEPVEWSDALVFKPTERAAGYLWYFPRTETEINAGLGFQMTEEPMHLVDDLKRDLRNRPEFEGARVADKLGAALPTRRPYDSAVHPGFVAVGDAAGHVNPTTGGGIAGAAYAGTYAAEQAIAAIEDGTVDEDALWRYNERVMDHFGARYAALDVYNILSTAVDIDELMGLLAAMPGEQIAEALYSGSANLSWSLKLKALLKARGHYGTVWNLYKTKQRADELLAHYEDYPDSPAGFDAWQAERDRLMESVYETTGADPKY; this is encoded by the coding sequence ATGAGTACCCAGGAGCAGGCCGGATCGGCGGCGACGGCCGATCGGGACCGACGAACGTGGGACGTTGTCGTCGTCGGCGCCGGGACGGCGGGCTGTTACGCCGCGGCGACTATCGCCGAGGCGGGCTACGACGTCGTGGTCCTCGAGCGCAAGTCCGCATCCGAGGCGGGCCACATCGCCTGCGGCGACGCCCTCAAGGGCGCCGACGCGTTCCCCGAGGTCATCTCCAAGTCCCAGCTCGAACCCGCATTCACCAATACGGGCGTCGACCACGGTCGCTTCGAGATCCCCCAGGAGGACACCGTCCTCGAGATCCCCGTTCCCGGCGAACTCGCCGTCGTCGACCGCTGGGAGTACGGCCGCCGCGTCATCGAGGGCGCCGGCGACGCGGGTGCCACGTTCCACTACGACACCGTCGTCAAAGACGTCCGTCAGGCCGACGACGGCACCGTCACCGGCGTCGACGCCGTCCGGCAGGGCGATCCCCGAACGTACGAAGCCGAGATCGTCGTCGACGGCGCCGGCGCGCTGTCGATCCTCCAGGACAAGGCCGATCTCGCCGGATCGACGTTCGACACCAACGTCACCTACTCGCAGTTCTGCTCGGCCTACCGCGAGATCGTCCACGTCGACGAGCCGGTCGAGTGGTCCGACGCCCTGGTCTTCAAGCCGACCGAGCGCGCCGCCGGCTACCTCTGGTACTTCCCGCGCACCGAGACCGAGATCAACGCCGGGCTGGGCTTTCAGATGACCGAAGAGCCGATGCACCTCGTCGACGACCTCAAACGCGACCTCCGGAACCGCCCCGAGTTCGAGGGCGCCCGCGTCGCGGACAAACTAGGTGCCGCCCTCCCGACGCGTCGGCCCTACGACTCGGCCGTCCATCCCGGCTTCGTCGCGGTGGGTGACGCCGCGGGTCACGTCAACCCCACCACGGGCGGCGGCATCGCCGGTGCCGCCTACGCCGGCACCTACGCCGCCGAGCAGGCCATCGCGGCGATCGAAGACGGCACCGTCGACGAGGACGCCCTCTGGCGGTACAACGAGCGCGTGATGGACCACTTCGGCGCGCGCTACGCCGCACTCGACGTCTACAACATCCTCTCGACCGCCGTCGACATCGACGAACTCATGGGCCTGCTCGCGGCCATGCCCGGCGAACAGATCGCCGAGGCGCTCTACTCCGGCAGCGCGAACCTGAGCTGGAGCCTCAAACTCAAGGCGCTCCTGAAGGCTCGCGGCCACTACGGCACCGTCTGGAACCTCTACAAGACCAAACAACGCGCCGACGAACTCCTCGCCCACTACGAGGACTACCCCGACTCGCCCGCCGGGTTCGACGCCTGGCAAGCCGAACGCGACCGACTCATGGAGTCGGTCTACGAGACGACGGGCGCCGATCCCAAGTACTAA
- a CDS encoding aminoglycoside N(3)-acetyltransferase, translating to MSETLPEERSSVPVTVDSMADDLRTLGVEDGDIVLVHGSLSELGWVCGGPQAVVDALQHVVGADGTIVMPTHSPGNMNPADMGNPPVPESWYETIRETMPPYRPESTPTQGMGAIAECFRTYPDVLRSDHPQHSFAAWGADAEFVTEGHTLAYSLGEESPLARVYDLDGDVLFLGTTHATNTSFHLAEYRADLDLGTATQQSAILVDGEREWVEWDDIDFTDEDFPECGEAFEREHPDAFVTGTVGVGDANLLSQRALVDFAVEWFEANRS from the coding sequence ATGAGCGAGACGCTTCCCGAAGAACGCTCCTCGGTGCCCGTCACGGTCGACTCGATGGCGGATGACCTCCGAACCCTCGGCGTCGAGGACGGGGACATCGTACTGGTCCACGGTTCGCTCTCGGAACTGGGGTGGGTCTGTGGCGGCCCGCAGGCCGTCGTCGACGCCCTCCAGCACGTCGTCGGCGCTGACGGGACCATCGTCATGCCGACGCACTCGCCGGGGAACATGAACCCGGCCGACATGGGTAACCCGCCGGTCCCCGAGTCGTGGTACGAGACCATCCGCGAGACGATGCCGCCGTATCGCCCCGAATCGACGCCCACCCAGGGGATGGGCGCGATCGCGGAGTGCTTTCGAACCTATCCCGACGTTCTGCGGAGCGATCACCCCCAGCACTCATTCGCGGCGTGGGGCGCCGACGCCGAATTCGTGACCGAGGGCCACACGCTGGCGTACTCCCTCGGCGAGGAGTCGCCGCTGGCCCGGGTCTACGACCTGGATGGCGACGTCCTCTTTCTGGGAACGACCCACGCGACCAACACGTCGTTTCACCTCGCGGAGTATCGCGCCGACCTCGACCTCGGGACGGCGACCCAGCAGAGCGCCATCCTCGTCGACGGCGAGCGCGAGTGGGTCGAGTGGGATGACATCGACTTTACGGACGAAGACTTCCCCGAGTGCGGCGAGGCGTTCGAGCGCGAACACCCGGACGCGTTCGTGACCGGCACCGTCGGCGTCGGCGACGCGAACCTGCTCTCCCAGCGAGCGCTGGTGGACTTCGCCGTCGAGTGGTTCGAGGCGAACCGTTCGTAA